The nucleotide window CGCGTCGCCAGGGTTTGGCGCTAGTACGCTAGTAAgaactctttttttaatattttctcttcctgtcctTTAAAGCCCAGTAACAGCGCCCGGGATGCCGACTGAAGGAATCAATGCAAGAAAAAACGACTAGACGGATGAATGAAAGAGCGGCGAAAAGAGGGCAGAAACCTCAAGAAGGTGGTTCCGCGACTCCTGAAACAGACCTCCCGGCGGGAGCACATGGGGAAACCGGGGGAGAGCCCGCCGGGCACTGGAGGCTGCGGCGGAGACCGGGTGGGGGCTCCCCACGGGCAACCGCGAAGCGCCCCGTCGCGCCTCGAGGGAGCGTCACACCGGACAGGAAGCGCGGTGACGGAGGGAGGGGGGCGCCAAGGGACGCGCCgccgggagagggaagggaagaagggccGGGTGAGGAAACCGGAGGCCGGCGCCTAGGGAAAGCGGGAGGCACCGGCCCCCCTTTTACAGAAGTCGCCTCATATCCCCGCGCGCGCGGGGACCGTTTGGCCGTAACCGCCTCCCGTCCCGGCGCCCGTACACCTAGCCGGCTTTCGCCCTGCCACTGCCGCCACATCTCGCCCTCAACTCCCGCCCCGGCTTGCGCTTGGCTTGAACCCCGCGCCTCAGTCATCCCCGCCGACTCGGCCCGCTCCGCACCTCACACACGGACCGCCAGCGGCAGCCGCCATCTTCGCGCGCGCGCgtgccccagccccgcccccagacGCCACGCCCACGTGACAGCGCGCTTCCAGGGCGTGGACCGGGTTTTCGTCACGTGACTGCGGGGGCGGAGCCAACATGGCGATGCCGGGAGAGGTGAGGAACTCCGGGCAGGCGCGGCCGAAGCTGTGAGGGAGGTGGCGGAGGGAAGACGTCTACGCCGTGAGTGGGAGGCGGTGGAGGATAGCCTGACGCCAACTCCCAGGCGGCACAGAGTGGCCTACAGTGGAGCTTCCCTTTTGGAGGGAGCTGGAGAACGGAGAAAGAAGGTGCTGGCAAGGCGAAGCTACCGCTGTCTGTCGGGCGGGGATTAAAGGGCCAGAGTCCAAGGCATCCCTAGTCACCCCGGTTTTCCGTGGGTCCAGAGTCTAGAGACATGACCCGAGAGTGCGCTCCCCCGACCCCTGGGTCCGGGGCTCCGCTGAGTGGGTCCGTGCTGGCAGAGGCGGCGGTGGTGTTCGTAGTGGTGCTGAGCGTCCACGCAGCCGTGTGGGATCGATACTCGTGGTGCGCCGTGGCCCTCGCGGTGCAGGCCTTCTACGTTCAGTACAAATGGGACCGGCTCCTACAGCAGGGAAGCGCGGTCTTCCAGTTCCGAATGTCCGCGAACAGTGGCCTACTGCCCGCTTCGGTGGTCATGCCTTTGCTAGGACTGGTTATGAAGGAGCGCTGCCAGGCTGCGGGGAACCCATATTTCGAGCGGTTTGGAATTGTGGTGGCGGCCACGGGCATGGCAGTGGCCCTCTTCTCCTCAGTATTGGCCCTGGGCATCACTCGCCCGGTGCCCACCAACACCTGCATCATCTCGGGCTTGGCTGGAGGCGTCATCATTTACATCATGAAGCACTCGCTGAGTGTTGGCGAGGTGATCGAGGTCCTGGAGGCCCTGCTGATCTTCGTGTACCTCAACATGATCCTGCTGTACCTGCTGCCTCGCTGCTTCACCCCCGGAGAGGCTCTGCTGGTCCTGGGTGGCATCAGCTTCATGCTCAACCAGCTCATCAAGCGCTCTCTCACTGTGGTGGAAAGCCAGGGGGACCCCTTGGACTTCTTCCTGCTCGTGGTGGTGGTAGGCATGGTGCTCATGGGCATCTTCTTCAGCACCCTCTTTGTTTTCATGGACTCGGGCACCTGGGCCTCTTCCATCTTCTTCCATCTCATGACCTGCGTCCTGGGCCTCGGCGTGGTCCTGCCCTGGCTGCACCGCCTCATCCGCAGGAACCCCCTGCTGTGGCTTTTTCAATTCCTCTTCCAGACAGAGACCCGAGTCTACCTCCTAGCTTATTGGTGTCTGCTGGCCACCATGGCCTGCCTGGTGGTTCTGTACCAGAATGCCAAGCGGTCATCTTCCGAGTCCAAGAAGCACCAGGCCCCCACCATCACTCGAAAGTATTTCCACTTCATTGTGGTAGCCACGTACATCCCAGGTATCATCTTGGACCGGCCCCTGCTCTACGTGGCTGCTACTGTGTGTCTGGCTGTCTTCATCTTCCTGGAGTATGTGCGCTACTTCCGCATCAAGCCCCTGGGCCATACCCTGCGAAGCCTTCTGTCCCTCTTCCTGGATGAACGAGACAGTGGGCCACTCATCCTGACCCACATCTACCTGCTTCTAGGCATGTCTCTTCCCATCTGGTTAGTCCCCAGGCCCTGCACACAGAAGGGTAGCTTAGGAGGAGCCAGGGCCCTGGTGCCCTATGCAGGCGTCCTGGCCGTTGGTGTGGGTGACACTGTGGCCTCCATATTTGGCAGCACCATGGGGGAGATTCGCTGGCCTGGAACCAAAAAGACTTTTGAGGGAACCATGACATCTATATTTGCCCAGATTATTTCTGTAGCTCTGATCTTAATCTTTGACAGTGGAGTGGACCTGAACTACAGTTATGCTTGGATTTTGGGATCTATCAGCACCGTATCCCTCCTGGAAGCCTACACTACGCAGATAGACAATCTCCTTTTGCCTCTGTACCTCCTGATATTGCTGATGGCCTAGCTGCTGTGCATTAGTGATGGAGGCAGCAGGGACATGGGGAGGACCAACAGTCCCCAGAGCAGCCAGCCACTTGGGTTTGAAGAGCCAAGATGAGGAGAagcaaatttaatttttcaactgattcagatttaaaataaaaatcaaagcacTCCTGGTTTTAGTTTTGCTGataattaaaaatgcaaagagaCTTAAAGTCTAGTCCAACAGCTCAGAGAGCTTGAGAGTGCTATAGGGCCCCTGCCTTGCAATCCTTGAGGGGCCAGAGTAGACTCTGGACGTAGTAGGGCAGAGGGGTTAACACTTCAGGTTCTGATGTCAACTCATGCAGTCAGAATACTTGGTTGAATCACTTCTTAACTGTGTGAGTCACTTAAACCCTCTGAGTCTCAGTGGTcctatctgcatgcaagatgggaATAATAGACCCTGCACCTCATGGGGTGAGGGTCTGGTGAAGTGACATGGATGAGGTGTCCAGCCCAGGGCCTTGCACAAGGGCCGCATCAGTGAGGGACAGTGTCTTTGTTACCCAAGACCAGTCATTAGTTCAGCAAAAAGCCAAGCAAACCAAAGGGTTATATGGGTTGTACTTGGAAAGTAGAATGACCCTCCTTCTCTGGCTTCAGTCAGAGGAGAGTCCAAGAGGAAAACAGCCAAGTGCATGTGGTTTCTCCCATTTGGCCTAGGAAGAGCTGAGGGGGAGAGAGGGCATCTgtttcttgcatccctggaaggGCTGGAGGAAGAGGATCCCGTCCTGGACTGACTCCCTGTTTCAGCCAACCCCACCCTGCCTCAAGGCCTCTGCTGCCCGGCTGAGTGATTCTGATGATGGACAGGCTGGACAGCACAGGATCCTTGTCCAAGTCCCTCCTGAGACTTCTTTGCCCTcctgtcacatccacacctgTGTGGGTCTCTTCTCTGAGCGAGGAATTAGAGCCAAGGGGACTGGTAAAGCTTACGGAGTGCTCAGACTCGCTCTCTGAGGGCAGAGTCCAAGCTGCGGGGTTCCCCACTGTATCCCCCAGTGCCCACACAGCCTGGCAGGTGGACGGAACTCAGCAGACCTTCATTGAGTGGATGAACATTTCCCATCGGTGAGAAGAGAGCACAGCAGGTTTCTCAAAGGTTCTGCCCACTTCTCGCCAGCCTAACAGGGAGGGGCCTAGCAGGAAGAGGTGAGAACTCTGCCCCACCAAGGCTGGAAGCCAGCAGCCCGGCGCTGGAAGCTTGTGCTTCTGCCTGGGCGTCACCAGCAGGCCCTTCTTCTCAGAGGAGGGTATTGAGACATTCCTTCTGGCCTCAAAGAAGCATTAACGAACCCATCCCTTTGCTCAGCCTGCTGCTACTGCTTGGCTGAAGGAGGCAGCACCGTGTTGGGACGCAGAGCATACGAGTGCTGGCTTTGCCCCCTGACTCCCAGGTGGCCTTGGTTTGTCCACATGTACAGCAGGGGTCGGGAGTCAAGGTCATAGAATCCTAAGGCTTCTGAGACCAGACAGGTTACACAATGAGAGAGggcggggaagggaagggaagagcacACGTGCCTGTAAGGACCAGCTCCAGCCAGCGGTCACCTGGGCTGGACCATAGGCCTGGACTGTTGACCCAGGCTATTGACCTGCTCATTCAAGGCAGCTTAGAAACATGGATCGTTATGTGAAATCTCTCAGCTTTAAAAAGTTgtgggttggttggttggtttgcttTAATGCTGAGGCCCAGACAGAACACTTTTGTGTTGTGAAATTGGCTGACGGCCCCCAGTTTGCAACCACTGGGCCAGACCCCAGCCAAGCAGGTTTGGGATTTGGTAATTGTTCCTGCAGATCTGGGTGCTTATCAAGTATGCCTAAGAAGAGGAGGCCCTAGTCCAGCCCCTTGGTGGGCTCAGAGAGAAGGGCCTCGCCTGAGCTAGAAAGCGACCAGAATCTAAGACTGGATTCCAGGCTCCGGTTCTCTTTCCCCCGAAAAGGAGAACTGGGAGCATAGCGGTCAGAGCACAGACCATGCATCCAGCTGACCTCGCCGAACACCTGAACGGGTGTGGGACTTAGATCACTTAACCTTCCCACGTGTCAGGTCCTTCTGTACACAGTGCCTGCTTGAAAGGGGTGAGGATCCAGTGAGTAAGCACAGCAAACTCCTGGCACCATGAATGCCCATAG belongs to Cervus elaphus chromosome 11, mCerEla1.1, whole genome shotgun sequence and includes:
- the LOC122702821 gene encoding translation initiation factor IF-2-like, with protein sequence MQEKTTRRMNERAAKRGQKPQEGGSATPETDLPAGAHGETGGEPAGHWRLRRRPGGGSPRATAKRPVAPRGSVTPDRKRGDGGRGAPRDAPPGEGREEGPGEETGGRRLGKAGGTGPPFTEVASYPRARGDRLAVTASRPGARTPSRLSPCHCRHISPSTPAPACAWLEPRASVIPADSARSAPHTRTASGSRHLRARACPSPAPRRHAHVTARFQGVDRVFVT
- the DOLK gene encoding dolichol kinase gives rise to the protein MTRECAPPTPGSGAPLSGSVLAEAAVVFVVVLSVHAAVWDRYSWCAVALAVQAFYVQYKWDRLLQQGSAVFQFRMSANSGLLPASVVMPLLGLVMKERCQAAGNPYFERFGIVVAATGMAVALFSSVLALGITRPVPTNTCIISGLAGGVIIYIMKHSLSVGEVIEVLEALLIFVYLNMILLYLLPRCFTPGEALLVLGGISFMLNQLIKRSLTVVESQGDPLDFFLLVVVVGMVLMGIFFSTLFVFMDSGTWASSIFFHLMTCVLGLGVVLPWLHRLIRRNPLLWLFQFLFQTETRVYLLAYWCLLATMACLVVLYQNAKRSSSESKKHQAPTITRKYFHFIVVATYIPGIILDRPLLYVAATVCLAVFIFLEYVRYFRIKPLGHTLRSLLSLFLDERDSGPLILTHIYLLLGMSLPIWLVPRPCTQKGSLGGARALVPYAGVLAVGVGDTVASIFGSTMGEIRWPGTKKTFEGTMTSIFAQIISVALILIFDSGVDLNYSYAWILGSISTVSLLEAYTTQIDNLLLPLYLLILLMA